The following are encoded together in the Malaya genurostris strain Urasoe2022 chromosome 3, Malgen_1.1, whole genome shotgun sequence genome:
- the LOC131435795 gene encoding serine/threonine-protein kinase PRP4 homolog, translating into MSFLRSIRNNLTNNNYNAQRNGKSKSSKPSSRSIVNERSSSGRPNSSDRTLITSESEQDRPGYGTYASRRNSGIGSGRRGSNSATLRREDKYGKENPAPIIVFVDNYDTAPKPAGILRKNTFTKHDREHEQRRTGNAISRSDTFTINESDDEQKTKTNTYSKKKQKEHVSHEYTTDSPGAKKHEPSEKLPTVIDSNTYRKKSLKSSKPVQKVESFIRRFEKSLFKHDSKKTGRKDSNSSIETYVPKFRDIGINCKLDDEEKLKTRKKRQGSRDSLLEKTNIEHSSSSQRSYHERSATPRNRQRERSSSPTKKYSTVERHQKEKKEPTSVVHIRERSHSPFETLELKKNPTDNSYLKMRQKEIEMGYSTVNKNPSSTLTRTRSPDRNKSILINTTRKERYDPESSRSYTVTTSTHRVEYDRPSPFRSDTYNTLKEEYEQANHKPVGIASPRLSSDRSKHDSKPSSPTKENRKDSGELPKYTFGTNLQERRSRFQQFQKSFQKMGDNSTETSYQQSFFIPI; encoded by the exons ATGTCTTTTCTACGGAGTATCCGCAACAATCTAACAAATAACAATTACAACGCTCAACGTAATGGTAAATCGAAATCGTCCAAACCAAGTAGCCGAAGTATTGTGAATGAGCGATCCTCGAGTGGTCGACCGAATTCCAGTGACCGGACACTGATAACCAGCGAGTCCGAACAGGATCGTCCCGGGTATGGAACGTATGCCAGCCGAAGAAACAGCGGTATTGGATCTGGTAGACGGGGAAGCAATTCGGCAACTCTGCGTCGTGAGGATAAATACGGCAAGGAAAATCCGGCACCGATAATTGTGTTTGTCGATAATTACGATACGGCTCCGAAACCGGCAGGGATATTAAGAAAGAACACCTTCACCAAACACGATCGGGAACACGAGCAAAGACGAACCGGAAATGCTATCAGCAGAAGTGATACGTTTACAATTAACGAGTCGGATGATGAGCAAAAAACTAAAACGAATACATATTCTAAAAAGAAACAGAAAG aACATGTTTCCCATGAATACACAACCGATTCGCCTGGCGCTAAAAAGCATGAACCCTCGGAAAAGCTACCCACGGTAATAGATTCAAACACCTATCGGAAAAAGTCACTGAAATCTTCGAAACCCGTTCAGAAAGTGGAAAGTTTTATCAGACGTTTCGAGAAAAGTCTATTCAAGCATGATTCCAAAAAGACTGGACGCAAAGATTCCAACTCCTCCATCGAAACGTACGTACCGAAGTTCCGCGATATTGGAATAAACTGCAAACTAGACGACGAGGAAAAGTTGAAAACCCGAAAGAAAAGACAGGGCTCAAGAGATTCCTTGCTGGAAAAGACAAACATAGAGCATAGTTCTTCCTCGCAAAGAAGTTATCATGAAAGAAGTGCAACACCGCGAAATAGACAACGAGAAAGAAGTAGCTCACCAACGAAGAAATATTCCACCGTTGAACGGCACCAGAAAGAGAAAAAAGAACCTACGAGCGTGGTCCACATTCGTGAACGCAGTCATTCTCCGTTCGAAACGTTAGAATTGAAAAAGAATCCCACTGACAACAGCTATCTGAAGATGCGCCAGAAGGAGATCGAAATGGGCTACAGTACTGTCAACAAAAATCCGTCGTCAACGTTGACCCGCACGCGTTCTCCTGATCGAAACAAGTCTATTCTAATCAACACCACCCGGAAGGAACGTTACGATCCGGAAAGCAGTCGATCATATACCGTAACAACCAGCACTCATAGGGTGGAATATGACCGACCATCGCCGTTCCGTTCCGATACCTACAACACCCTGAAAGAAGAATACGAACAGGCCAACCACAAGCCTGTCGGTATTGCTAGCCCACGGTTAAGTTCGGATCGCTCCAAGCACGATTCAAAGCCCAGCTCTCCAactaaggaaaaccgaaaagatTCCGGTGAATTACCGAAGTACACTTTCGGAACGAACCTGCAGGAACGTCGTAGTCGCTTCCAGCAATTTCAGAAATCATTCCAAAAGATGGGCGATAACAGCACCGAAACATCCTACCAGCAAAGCTTCTTCATACCGATTTAA